In Canis aureus isolate CA01 chromosome 12, VMU_Caureus_v.1.0, whole genome shotgun sequence, a genomic segment contains:
- the SEMA6C gene encoding semaphorin-6C isoform X4: protein MENCAVRGKLTDECYNYIRVLVPWDSRTLLACGTNSFSPVCRSYGITSLQQEGEELSGQARCPFDATQSNVAVFAEGSLYSATASDFQASDAVVYRSLGPQPALRSAKYDSKWLREPYFVHALEHGDHVYFFFREVSVEDARLGRVQFSRVARVCKRDMGGSPRALDRHWTSFLKLRLNCSVPGDSTFYFDVLQALTGPVDFYGHPALFGVFTTQTNSIPGSAVCAFYLDDIERGFEGKFKEQRSLDGAWTPVSEDRVPSPRPGSCAGVGVAALFPSSRDLPDDVLTFIKAHPLLDPAVPPATHQPLLTLTSRALLTQLAVDGRAGPYSNTTVLFLGSNDGTVLKVLPPGGPTGGREPVLLEEINAYSPSRCNGKRAAQTARRVIGLELDTEGHRLFVAFSGCIIYLPLSRCAQHGACRRSCLASQDPYCGWHSSRGCVDIRGPGGNYMDPAGTQESLEHSDCEDGATGSHSGTGDSAYGVRRDLPPASASLSVPIPLLLACAAAAFALGASVSGLLVSCACRRAHRHRSKDVETPGLPRPLSLRSLARLHGAGAEPPPSKDGDGAQTPQLYTTFLPPPDGVAPPELACLPTPESTPELPVKRLRHAGSPWEWNQNGNNAKEAPGRARGGSAGGGPAPRVLVRPPPPGCPGQAVEVTTLEELLRYLHGPQPPRKAAEPPATAALASRPLPSAPAPVLFAGSSLLPRECGPPLRLDVPPEGQCAAPSARPALSAPAPRLGVGSGRRMPFPTHRSPPALLTRVPSGGPSRYCGGPGRHLLYLGRPEGYRGRALKRVDVEKPPPPPKPAPAAAAPPQAVPSGCRLHL, encoded by the exons ATGGAGAATTGCGCCGTGCGGGGGAAGCTGACC GACGAGTGCTACAACTACATCCGTGTTCTGGTTCCTTGGGACTCACGGACGCTTCTTGCCTGTGGCACCAACTCGTTCAGCCCTGTGTGCCGCAGCTATGGG atAACGTCTCTGCAGCAGGAGGGTGAAGAGCTGAGTGGACAGGCTCGATGCCCCTTTGATGCCACCCAGTCCAATGTGGCCGTCTTTGCAG AGGGCAGCCTTTACTCGGCCACAGCCTCGGATTTCCAGGCCAGTGATGCTGTGGTTTACAGAAGCCTTGGGCCTCAGCCCGCACTCCGTTCTGCCAAGTACGACTCCAAGTGGCTCAGAG AGCCATACTTTGTCCATGCCTTGGAGCACGGAGACCATGTCTACTTTTTCTTCCGAGAGGTCTCTGTCGAAGATGCCCGGCTGGGAAGG GTGCAGTTCTCCCGAGTGGCCCGTGTGTGTAAGCGGGACATGGGTGGCTCGCCTCGGGCCTTGGACCGCCACTGGACATCCTTCCTGAAGCTGAGGCTCAACTGCTCTGTCCCTGGGGACTCTACCTTCTATTTTGATGTCTTACAGGCCTTAACTGGGCCTGTGGACTTTTATGGCCACCCTGCTCTCTTTGGGGTCTTCACTACCCAGACCAATAG CATCCCTGGCTCTGCAGTCTGTGCCTTCTACCTGGATGATATTGAGCGTGGATTTGAGGGCAAGTTCAAGGAGCAAAGGAGTCTGGATGGGGCCTGGACACCTGTGTCTGAGGACAGGGTTCCCTCCCCCAG GCCAGGATCCTGTGCAGGAGTAGGTGTGGCTGCCTTGTTCCCCTCTTCTCGAGACCTCCCTGATGACGTTCTAACCTTCATCAAGGCTCACCCACTGCTGGACCCCGCTGTGCCACCTGCTACCCATCAGCCTCTGCTCACCCTCACCAGCAG GGCCCTACTGACCCAGCTAGCCGTGGACGGTAGGGCCGGCCCCTACAGTAACACCACCGTCCTGTTCCTGGGCTCCAATGATGGGACAGTGCTGAAGGTGCTGCCCCCAGGGGGGCCCACTGGGGGACGCGAGCCAGTCCTGTTGGAAGAGATCAATGCATACAGCCCATCCAG GTGCAATGGGAAGCGGGCAGCCCAAACGGCCCGGCGAGTCATAGGGTTGGAGCTGGACACCGAAGGTCACAGGCTCTTTGTGGCTTTTTCTGGCTGCATTATCTACCTCCCTCTCAGTCGctgtgcccagcatggggcctgtcGGAG GAGCTGTCTGGCTTCTCAGGACCCCTACTGTGGATGGCATAGCTCCAGAGGCTGTGTGGATATCAGGGGACCTGGTGG GAATTATATGGATCCAGCTGGGACCCAGGAATCCCTGGAACACAGTGACTGTGAAG ATGGAGCTACGGGGAGTCACTCTGGCACAGGGGATTCTGCTTATG GCGTGCGCCGGGACCTccccccagcctcagcctccctCTCCGTCCCCATCCCACTCCTCCTGGCCTGTGCTGCTGCAGCCTTCGCCCTGGGCGCCTCGGTCTCTGGCCTCCTGGTCTCCTGCGCTTGCCGCCGAGCCCACAGACATCGGAGCAAGGACGTGGAGACTCCGGGGCTCCCGCGCCCCCTCTCCCTTCGCAGCTTGGCGCGGCTGCACGGTGCGGGCGCAGAGCCGCCGCCGTCCAAGGACGGGGACGGGGCGCAGACACCGCAGCTCTACAccaccttcctgcctccccctgACGGCGTGGCCCCGCCGGAGCTGGCCTGCCTGCCCACGCCCGAGTCCACGCCGGAGCTGCCGGTCAAGCGCCTGCGCCACGCCGGGAGCCCCTGGGAGTGGAACCAGAACGGGAACAATGCCAAAGAGGCCCCGGGCCGcgcgcggggcgggagcgcgggggGCGGCCCCGCGCCGCGCGTGCTGGTgaggccgccgccgcccggctgTCCCGGCCAGGCCGTGGAAGTCACCACGCTGGAGGAACTGCTGCGCTATCTGCACGGGCCGCAGCCGCCCAGGAAGGCGGCCGAGCCCCCGGCCACCGCGGCCTTGGCCTCGCGGCCGCTCCCGTCCGCCCCCGCCCCGGTCCTGTTTGCGGGCTCCAGCCTCCTCCCGCGGGAGTGCGGGCCGCCGCTGAGGCTGGACGTGCCCCCCGAAGGCCAGTgcgccgccccctccgcccggccCGCGCTGTCCGCCCCGGCGCCGCGCCTGGGGGTCGGGAGCGGCCGGAGGATGCCCTTCCCCACGCACCGCTCCCCGCCGGCCCTGCTCACCCGGGTCCCCTCGGGGGGGCCCTCCAGGTACTGCGGGGGCCCCGGGCGACATCTCCTGTATCTGGGCCGGCCGGAGGGCTACCGGGGCCGCGCGCTGAAGAGGGTGGACGTGGAgaagcccccgccgcccccgaaGCCTGCCCCGGCCGCGGCCGCCCCCCCGCAGGCCGTGCCCAGCGGCTGCCGTCTCCACCTCTGA